The following are from one region of the Synechococcus sp. CBW1108 genome:
- the lspA gene encoding signal peptidase II: MRRPRALAFAIAALVVLLDQLSKAWALAQLPATGTTTLLPGLLALQLTHNTGAAFSLFSGNPQLLGLVSLLVAIGATLWIRRQAAMPLARCLGVGLLLGGALGNGLDRWRLGAVVDFLALVPVSFPVFNLADVSINLAVLCFAIELLGSHGQRQP; this comes from the coding sequence ATGAGAAGGCCCCGAGCCCTGGCCTTCGCCATAGCTGCATTGGTGGTGCTGCTCGACCAGCTCAGCAAGGCCTGGGCGCTGGCCCAGCTGCCGGCCACCGGCACCACAACCCTGCTGCCGGGCCTGCTGGCCCTGCAGTTGACCCACAACACGGGAGCGGCCTTCAGCCTGTTCAGCGGCAACCCCCAGCTCCTCGGCCTGGTGAGTTTGCTGGTGGCCATCGGGGCGACCCTCTGGATCCGGCGCCAGGCGGCGATGCCCCTGGCCCGCTGCCTCGGGGTAGGGCTGCTGCTGGGCGGGGCGCTCGGCAATGGGCTCGATCGCTGGCGGCTGGGGGCGGTGGTGGATTTCCTGGCCCTGGTGCCGGTGTCCTTTCCGGTGTTCAACCTGGCCGATGTGTCAATCAACCTGGCGGTGCTGTGTTTCGCCATCGAACTGCTGGGGAGCCATGGCCAACGCCAGCCTTGA
- a CDS encoding biotin transporter BioY, whose product MRALATWSGSIAGVLLILVGGLIQAAAPLPAGNGSWMLANLPITLQVPALLVAALVCGPRSGMLAAVAYLSLGLFQLPVFQGGGGTAYLLDPGFGYLAGFIPAAWLSGKLARQAGMNDLVNLFGAAVVGLATVQLCGLANLLLGALAGRWGANLGHLLISYSLAPLLPQLLLCCAVAVVALLLRRLLLVES is encoded by the coding sequence TTGCGGGCCCTAGCCACCTGGAGCGGCTCAATCGCCGGTGTGCTGCTGATCCTGGTCGGTGGGCTGATTCAGGCCGCCGCCCCCCTGCCCGCCGGCAACGGCAGCTGGATGCTGGCAAACCTGCCGATCACCCTGCAGGTGCCCGCCCTGCTGGTTGCGGCCCTGGTGTGTGGCCCCCGCAGCGGCATGCTGGCGGCGGTCGCCTACCTGAGCCTGGGCCTGTTCCAGTTGCCGGTGTTCCAGGGCGGAGGGGGCACCGCCTACCTGCTCGACCCAGGCTTCGGCTACCTGGCTGGCTTCATCCCGGCCGCCTGGCTGAGCGGCAAGCTGGCCCGCCAGGCGGGCATGAACGACCTGGTCAACCTCTTTGGGGCAGCGGTGGTGGGGCTGGCGACGGTGCAGCTCTGCGGCCTCGCCAACCTCCTACTGGGGGCCCTGGCCGGCCGCTGGGGGGCAAACCTGGGCCACCTACTGATCAGTTACAGCCTCGCCCCCTTGCTGCCCCAGCTGCTGCTCTGCTGTGCCGTGGCCGTGGTGGCCCTGCTGCTGCGCCGGCTGCTGCTGGTGGAATCATGA